In Alicyclobacillus macrosporangiidus CPP55, a single window of DNA contains:
- a CDS encoding ABC transporter ATP-binding protein → MIQTENLCKRYGRHLAVRDLNLFIRRGTVFGLVGENGAGKTTTLSVLATLTTPTSGRAYVNGFEVMGDPAGVRRSIGYMPDSFGVYDDISCAEYLQFYAECYRVPRTIAEARCHEYLDWVGLSDQRDTYVNHLSRGMQQRLEIARCLMHDPPVLILDEPTSGLDPRSRIEVRQVLKRLRELGKTMIISSHILHELSEVADEIGMMRHGELIAVASVEVLRSHTSAYRRLRLEGDADFARWSAVLREDPRVMDVHPAAGGVEVLYAGTVLQQADLLARLVRAGIGVTQFVEQPTDIEALFLRLTEEGLA, encoded by the coding sequence TTGATTCAGACCGAAAACTTGTGCAAGCGGTACGGCAGGCATCTGGCCGTCCGGGACCTCAACCTGTTCATCCGCCGTGGCACCGTGTTCGGCTTGGTAGGGGAGAATGGAGCCGGGAAGACCACCACCTTGTCGGTCCTGGCGACATTGACTACGCCTACCTCCGGGCGGGCGTACGTCAACGGTTTCGAGGTCATGGGCGATCCCGCCGGCGTCCGGCGTTCCATCGGGTACATGCCTGACAGCTTCGGCGTGTACGACGACATCAGCTGCGCAGAATACCTTCAGTTTTATGCCGAGTGTTACCGGGTACCGCGGACGATTGCGGAGGCCCGCTGCCACGAGTACTTGGATTGGGTCGGACTCTCGGACCAGCGCGACACATACGTCAATCACCTGTCACGCGGTATGCAACAGCGATTGGAGATCGCCCGCTGCCTGATGCACGACCCGCCGGTGTTGATCCTCGATGAACCGACCTCCGGCCTCGACCCTCGATCGCGCATCGAGGTGCGCCAAGTTTTGAAGCGGCTGCGGGAGCTTGGCAAGACCATGATCATCAGTTCACACATCCTGCATGAACTGTCGGAGGTGGCCGATGAAATCGGCATGATGCGCCACGGAGAACTGATCGCGGTGGCGTCGGTGGAGGTGCTGCGGAGCCACACGTCCGCGTACCGCCGCCTCCGCCTCGAGGGCGACGCGGACTTTGCGCGGTGGTCGGCCGTACTGCGGGAGGATCCGCGGGTGATGGACGTGCATCCTGCCGCCGGCGGGGTGGAGGTGCTCTATGCCGGAACCGTTCTGCAACAGGCGGATCTTCTGGCGCGGCTGGTGCGCGCTGGCATCGGGGTCACCCAGTTCGTCGAGCAGCCGACCGACATTGAGGCCTTGTTTCTTCGGCTGACGGAGGAGGGGCTGGCGTGA
- a CDS encoding EamA family transporter: MNDQALLKSMLNPGIIHLFILYVVWGSTYLAMRVAVSGTHGFAPFTMGALRVLMAGIILLIWAAVRRHPVRLTRRDAWVLAITAACLWLGGNGLVLWAEQYADSGYAALMVGTVPLWTALLESILDRKLPTPILVASLLAGFAGIALLNASALAHGDESRWYASLVLIVAPVSWAIGTIVQKRHPLSISSPLVVSGYQQLFAGLGFAAVAALLGEPWGTPSHQAWMALAYLIIFGSVLAFTSFGVALRLLPASVVLTYAYVNPVIALFLGWALLGEPIGIWNLTGAALILLSVAGVFRANRKASTPRQSAPPHEESAPTAT; the protein is encoded by the coding sequence TTGAACGATCAAGCGCTACTCAAGTCGATGCTCAATCCAGGCATCATCCACTTATTCATCCTCTACGTCGTGTGGGGCAGCACGTATCTCGCCATGCGAGTCGCGGTCAGCGGAACCCACGGTTTTGCTCCATTCACGATGGGAGCACTGCGCGTCCTCATGGCAGGCATCATTCTTCTCATATGGGCCGCCGTCAGGCGTCATCCTGTGCGGCTCACCAGACGCGATGCATGGGTGCTGGCTATCACCGCTGCCTGCCTGTGGCTGGGTGGGAACGGGCTGGTGTTGTGGGCAGAGCAATACGCTGACTCGGGGTACGCCGCTCTCATGGTAGGCACCGTCCCGCTGTGGACGGCACTCTTGGAGAGCATCCTCGATCGCAAATTGCCGACACCGATTCTGGTCGCCTCGCTGCTCGCTGGCTTCGCAGGCATCGCCCTGCTCAACGCGTCGGCCCTGGCCCATGGCGATGAGAGCCGGTGGTACGCGAGTCTCGTCCTGATCGTCGCACCCGTCAGCTGGGCAATCGGAACCATCGTGCAAAAGCGGCATCCGCTATCCATTTCCTCGCCGCTGGTCGTGTCTGGCTACCAGCAATTGTTCGCAGGGCTGGGCTTTGCGGCAGTCGCTGCGCTCCTTGGCGAACCGTGGGGCACTCCATCGCACCAGGCGTGGATGGCCCTCGCCTACCTAATCATCTTCGGATCCGTACTGGCTTTCACGTCGTTCGGCGTCGCGCTGCGGCTCCTGCCGGCGAGCGTCGTGCTGACCTACGCGTATGTCAATCCCGTCATTGCGCTGTTCCTCGGTTGGGCTTTGCTCGGAGAGCCCATCGGAATCTGGAACCTGACGGGAGCGGCGCTCATCCTGCTCAGCGTGGCGGGCGTGTTTCGCGCGAACCGGAAGGCTTCGACTCCCCGGCAGAGTGCGCCGCCGCACGAAGAAAGCGCCCCGACAGCCACTTGA
- a CDS encoding IS5 family transposase, translated as MYRPTERQMLLPDDFFLPFGGKLNKENRWVKLAQMIPWWKVEEHYGERFKSWTKGQQAYSVRVALGALIIQERLGLSDRETVCQITENPYLQYFIGLPRFQEEPPFHPSLMTHFRKRLGPDVLSQVNEWIVMEQAERDDDADDRDDAGPGHPGVNAASKPRTKAQTTANQGKLLLDATCAPADISYPTDLSLLNEAREKLEKMIDVLHAVRERGKRKPRTYREKARRAYLAVAKQRRVSPRTLRKAIGKQLRFVARDLRIIGKLKEEVGLGALSARQYRQLLVIQELYRQQEEMYRRKTRRIEDRIVSISQPHVRPIVRGKVRANVEFGAKVAISVVNGYARLERLDWDSFHEGNTLQAAVEAYRERYGHYPEAVLADRAYRSRENLRYCKEHGIRLSGPPLGRPSKTARAEQARIERQDAAERNEIEGKFGEGKRLYGLGLIRARLRATSETVIALQLLVMNLERRLRLLLYLVLTWLQQALTSPALANS; from the coding sequence GTGTATCGACCGACCGAACGACAGATGCTGCTTCCAGATGACTTCTTCCTGCCGTTTGGCGGGAAGTTGAACAAGGAAAACCGCTGGGTGAAGCTCGCCCAGATGATTCCGTGGTGGAAAGTCGAAGAGCACTACGGAGAGCGCTTTAAGTCCTGGACGAAGGGACAACAAGCGTACTCCGTACGTGTAGCACTTGGTGCACTCATCATCCAGGAACGTCTGGGTCTGAGCGACCGCGAAACGGTCTGCCAGATCACGGAGAACCCGTATCTGCAATACTTCATCGGGCTGCCTCGTTTTCAGGAAGAGCCACCGTTTCATCCGTCGTTGATGACGCATTTTCGGAAGCGGCTGGGTCCAGACGTGTTGAGTCAGGTCAATGAATGGATCGTGATGGAGCAGGCCGAGCGCGATGATGATGCGGATGACCGAGATGATGCAGGTCCAGGGCATCCGGGTGTGAATGCCGCTTCCAAGCCCAGGACAAAGGCGCAGACAACCGCGAACCAAGGTAAGCTCCTGCTGGATGCCACATGCGCGCCGGCGGACATCTCCTACCCGACCGACCTGTCCCTTCTGAACGAGGCCCGTGAGAAATTGGAGAAGATGATTGACGTTCTGCATGCGGTACGTGAGCGTGGCAAGCGCAAGCCGCGCACCTATCGGGAGAAGGCGCGTAGAGCGTACCTGGCAGTGGCAAAGCAGCGTCGCGTGAGCCCGCGCACACTGCGCAAGGCGATCGGAAAGCAGCTGCGGTTCGTCGCACGGGACCTGCGCATCATCGGTAAATTGAAGGAGGAAGTCGGGCTGGGAGCCCTGAGCGCTCGGCAGTATCGTCAGCTGTTGGTCATCCAGGAACTGTATCGTCAACAGGAAGAGATGTACCGTAGGAAGACCCGACGCATTGAGGACCGAATCGTCAGCATTTCACAACCCCATGTGCGACCCATTGTTCGTGGCAAGGTGCGCGCCAACGTGGAGTTTGGTGCGAAGGTGGCAATCAGTGTGGTGAACGGGTACGCAAGGCTGGAGCGGCTGGACTGGGACAGCTTTCACGAAGGCAATACCCTGCAGGCGGCAGTGGAGGCCTACCGGGAGCGGTATGGCCATTATCCGGAAGCTGTGCTGGCCGACAGGGCCTACCGGAGTCGGGAGAATCTGCGTTACTGCAAAGAGCATGGCATTCGCCTGAGTGGACCTCCGCTGGGTCGGCCTTCGAAGACGGCGCGGGCAGAACAGGCACGGATTGAGAGACAGGACGCAGCGGAACGAAACGAAATCGAAGGGAAGTTCGGCGAAGGCAAGCGTCTGTACGGTCTGGGTCTGATTCGGGCGCGTCTGCGGGCAACGAGCGAGACGGTTATCGCGCTGCAACTGCTAGTGATGAACTTGGAGCGGCGACTCCGCCTTCTTCTGTACCTTGTTCTTACGTGGCTCCAACAGGCCCTAACTTCACCTGCGCTGGCGAACTCGTGA
- a CDS encoding class I SAM-dependent methyltransferase produces MNSVDLDTLVETGNKMIQNGIVIAPWLTWGQGQYRISMDLFDEIRTWAARYAALHWRPDWTIDFARSFPITVDMTAEACREAVSGTAVYLSHIELGTLRVGEEMVSVATRLTEDFIEKVGLKQFVTFYLYTIIYEDLQALQYYGSMHSDDFLKGQFHRPWGVHTLQSELQLASATGMIEIDSRGVVQLTAYGKEILHDITQVFTESGFLKFRFRLIRLNKFNTLDDVESIMKIVFTNAPALRTRLIEFSEIRPGMTVLELGCGNGALTFGAGLYEVIGPNGRLVATDPSMSMLASMKRKRDQYGAHWVEVIHAKAERLPFPDKSFDCVIGSAFLHLTDITESVREIARVLKPGGTFSTFYPLHFPGQRKFFLEWFEPLLKFEFKSSHADALPGPDTVPKAMQPYFDHLEIEEIYGISQYTSPRTIVEMIVDISGMFEQHTDTLPWRARQDLINELIRRGEEVCRKYPPEELIEEHPGQMIRAIVKTK; encoded by the coding sequence TTGAACAGTGTTGATTTAGACACATTGGTGGAAACAGGGAACAAAATGATACAAAATGGTATTGTCATTGCGCCGTGGTTAACATGGGGACAAGGGCAATACCGGATCTCGATGGATTTGTTCGACGAGATCAGGACTTGGGCTGCACGATACGCCGCTCTACACTGGCGACCGGATTGGACGATTGATTTTGCACGCAGTTTCCCGATTACCGTGGACATGACAGCGGAGGCGTGCAGGGAAGCTGTGTCCGGTACGGCGGTCTATTTGAGCCATATTGAATTGGGTACGTTGAGGGTCGGTGAAGAGATGGTGAGCGTCGCGACACGGCTCACTGAGGACTTTATTGAAAAGGTGGGGCTAAAGCAGTTTGTCACGTTTTACCTATATACAATCATTTATGAAGACCTCCAGGCGCTACAATACTACGGGTCAATGCATTCTGACGATTTTCTTAAAGGGCAATTCCATCGCCCGTGGGGCGTCCACACGCTGCAGAGCGAACTACAGTTGGCGAGTGCTACAGGGATGATTGAGATTGACAGCCGAGGGGTTGTACAGCTAACCGCTTATGGGAAGGAAATTCTGCACGACATAACTCAGGTGTTCACAGAATCTGGCTTTCTTAAATTCCGGTTCCGGCTTATTCGACTCAATAAATTTAATACTTTGGATGATGTTGAGTCTATCATGAAGATTGTGTTTACAAATGCACCCGCACTCCGAACGAGGCTGATTGAATTCAGTGAAATACGACCCGGAATGACAGTATTAGAATTGGGATGCGGAAATGGTGCGCTAACGTTCGGTGCTGGCCTGTACGAAGTCATTGGCCCGAATGGACGTTTAGTTGCCACGGATCCTTCAATGAGTATGTTAGCGTCAATGAAGAGAAAGCGTGATCAATACGGTGCGCACTGGGTTGAAGTGATCCATGCAAAAGCAGAACGCCTCCCGTTCCCGGACAAGAGCTTTGATTGTGTCATCGGGAGCGCATTCTTGCATCTTACCGACATTACGGAATCCGTGAGGGAAATCGCGAGGGTATTGAAGCCTGGGGGGACATTTTCTACGTTTTACCCACTTCACTTCCCGGGGCAAAGAAAATTCTTTTTGGAATGGTTTGAACCCCTCCTAAAGTTTGAGTTTAAATCTTCTCATGCTGACGCTTTGCCTGGTCCTGACACAGTGCCGAAAGCCATGCAGCCGTACTTTGATCATCTTGAAATCGAAGAGATATACGGGATTTCACAATATACTTCGCCTCGTACAATTGTGGAAATGATAGTCGATATTAGTGGCATGTTTGAACAGCATACAGACACGCTTCCTTGGCGCGCCCGGCAGGACTTGATCAACGAACTCATTCGACGGGGCGAGGAAGTTTGCCGGAAATATCCGCCGGAAGAGTTGATAGAGGAACATCCTGGGCAGATGATCCGCGCTATTGTCAAGACTAAATAG
- a CDS encoding phosphotransferase family protein has product MNVREVKGTIPVRPGEGFDVGAVQRYLADHVSGWEDGPLEVVQFPTGASNLTYLIQSGERVAVLRRPPLGPLPPKAHDMKRESSFLAHLHPVFPLAPRPLAFCDDPAVIGGPFYVMEYRPGIVLDAEFPEGGAVSMDTRAQISESFVQALVRLHAVDAEASGLMAFGHPEGFLERQVKGWIDRYHRAKTDDIPGVDRLTGWLADHVPPSPQATVIHNDYKLNNLILDQDNPTRIVAIVDWEMATVGDPLFDLGVTLSYWTQPDDPELLQRILPTVTRYPGFYTRARLIERYAELSGRDVGGIEYYQVFAYFKLAVILQQIYVRWVRGQTRDERFATFGERVRVLIQHALSYID; this is encoded by the coding sequence ATGAACGTGCGGGAAGTCAAGGGCACCATCCCCGTTCGACCGGGAGAAGGGTTCGACGTGGGGGCAGTGCAGCGATACCTGGCGGATCACGTCAGCGGTTGGGAGGACGGCCCGCTGGAGGTGGTGCAATTCCCGACCGGGGCGTCCAATCTGACCTATCTGATTCAGAGCGGCGAGCGGGTGGCCGTGTTGCGGCGCCCGCCGTTGGGGCCGCTGCCGCCGAAGGCGCACGATATGAAACGGGAATCGTCCTTTCTCGCGCACCTTCACCCGGTTTTCCCCTTGGCACCCCGCCCGTTGGCGTTCTGCGACGATCCGGCGGTTATCGGCGGCCCGTTCTACGTCATGGAGTACCGGCCCGGTATCGTGTTGGACGCGGAGTTTCCGGAAGGGGGCGCGGTGAGCATGGACACCCGGGCCCAGATCTCAGAGTCGTTTGTTCAGGCGTTGGTGCGGCTTCACGCGGTCGATGCCGAGGCGTCCGGCTTGATGGCCTTTGGGCATCCGGAAGGGTTTTTGGAGCGGCAGGTGAAAGGTTGGATCGACCGCTATCACCGGGCCAAGACCGACGACATCCCCGGGGTCGACCGCCTCACGGGATGGCTCGCGGATCATGTGCCCCCATCGCCTCAGGCGACGGTGATCCACAACGACTATAAGTTGAACAATTTGATCCTGGACCAGGACAATCCTACGCGCATCGTTGCGATTGTGGACTGGGAGATGGCGACCGTCGGCGATCCGCTGTTCGATCTCGGCGTCACCTTGAGCTACTGGACTCAACCCGATGATCCCGAGCTGCTTCAGCGCATTCTCCCGACGGTGACGCGGTATCCGGGGTTTTACACCCGGGCGCGTCTGATCGAGCGGTACGCCGAATTGAGCGGGCGCGATGTCGGCGGGATCGAATACTACCAGGTGTTCGCCTACTTCAAGTTGGCGGTGATCCTGCAGCAGATCTACGTTCGGTGGGTCCGCGGACAGACGCGGGACGAGCGGTTCGCGACGTTCGGCGAGCGCGTCCGTGTGCTGATTCAACACGCATTATCCTATATCGACTGA
- a CDS encoding IclR family transcriptional regulator translates to MAYEVPSVALAARILKLLSRYKYRDCTLTEIAERLSVSKTTCLRVLRTLEREDFVRFNAETKRYSLGPYLIPLGNRAAELNQRIASAMAELRVVAEKTGLTSVLVQRLRDDRLIYIASAEPPDVRVRITVSVGQQFPITGGAFGKCFLAYDEESEWRRWTAGGLKAFTPNTIVDPERFEESLREVRRKGYAVTHAELTPGISAVAVPIFNRAGQVELVMACLAVTSQLNEEREQCAISQLRASAARLSEWSGYPISMERKDGELEP, encoded by the coding sequence GTGGCCTATGAGGTGCCGTCCGTCGCGCTCGCGGCGCGGATCTTAAAATTGCTCAGCCGGTACAAATACCGCGATTGCACGCTGACGGAGATCGCAGAGCGGCTTTCGGTGAGCAAGACCACCTGCTTGCGCGTGCTGAGGACGCTGGAGCGCGAAGATTTCGTCCGTTTCAATGCGGAGACCAAGCGTTACAGCCTGGGGCCGTACCTGATCCCGCTGGGGAACCGGGCCGCCGAACTGAACCAGCGGATCGCCAGTGCCATGGCCGAGTTGCGCGTGGTTGCGGAGAAGACGGGCTTGACGTCCGTTCTCGTGCAGCGCTTGCGCGACGATCGCCTCATCTATATCGCATCGGCGGAGCCGCCTGACGTGCGCGTCCGCATCACGGTTTCCGTCGGCCAACAGTTTCCCATCACCGGCGGTGCGTTCGGCAAATGTTTCTTGGCGTACGACGAGGAATCCGAGTGGCGGCGATGGACGGCGGGAGGGTTGAAGGCGTTTACGCCGAATACCATCGTGGACCCGGAGCGGTTTGAGGAGAGCCTGCGCGAAGTCCGCCGCAAGGGTTACGCGGTGACGCATGCTGAACTGACGCCTGGCATCTCCGCTGTGGCCGTTCCGATTTTCAACCGCGCAGGCCAGGTGGAGTTGGTCATGGCCTGTTTGGCCGTGACCAGCCAATTGAACGAGGAGCGCGAACAGTGCGCGATTTCGCAGTTGCGCGCCAGCGCTGCCCGCCTGTCGGAATGGAGCGGTTATCCGATCAGCATGGAGCGAAAGGACGGCGAATTGGAACCATGA
- a CDS encoding ABC transporter substrate-binding protein, which yields MKRWVKQTAVFLVLSLVPFGLSACGNTASTASGGTGTGGSGGGGSVEVNIGFTGPLSGGAAFYGKDVLNGITLAVNEINASGEITVGGKKVTFKVDALDDKYLPNEAATNAKRLAQQDHAPIVFCPHSGGILAIQGFNAKEQPQFILAAYSSEPAILQQKNGLTVMIPPRYDAYFEPFAKTEMEKFGKRLGLIPTTTAYGKEWAKGFSETWQKLGGTVLTNNGVDYNTTTDFSSVVSKALSEHPDVLFVGGPSQPTALVIKAARDQGFKGGFVVMDQAKFESMSGIVTQDMLNGAVGVMPLEKYPGPGTSQFIQAFKQAYGQDKVPNSENALNYQAMWAFAEAIKLAGTTTDVKAIMAKMPDAVKAVPAQKQPYGLSGISSAGHLQGPVVAAYVDHGQYNTLDIPSLDG from the coding sequence ATGAAACGGTGGGTGAAGCAGACGGCGGTATTCTTGGTGCTGAGCCTGGTTCCGTTCGGACTGTCGGCGTGCGGCAACACGGCGTCGACGGCGTCTGGCGGCACGGGGACGGGCGGGAGCGGTGGAGGCGGGTCGGTGGAGGTCAACATCGGGTTCACCGGACCGCTGAGCGGCGGCGCCGCCTTCTATGGAAAAGACGTCCTCAACGGCATCACGCTGGCGGTGAACGAGATCAACGCCTCGGGGGAGATCACCGTGGGCGGGAAGAAGGTGACGTTCAAGGTGGATGCCCTGGATGACAAGTACCTGCCCAATGAGGCGGCGACCAACGCCAAACGGTTGGCGCAGCAGGATCACGCGCCCATCGTGTTCTGTCCGCACAGCGGCGGGATCCTGGCCATCCAAGGCTTCAACGCGAAAGAACAGCCGCAGTTCATCCTCGCGGCGTACAGCAGCGAGCCGGCCATCCTGCAGCAGAAAAACGGCCTGACGGTGATGATTCCGCCCCGCTATGACGCCTACTTCGAACCGTTCGCGAAGACAGAGATGGAGAAGTTCGGCAAGCGGCTCGGCCTCATTCCTACCACGACGGCCTATGGAAAGGAATGGGCGAAAGGTTTCTCCGAGACGTGGCAAAAGTTGGGCGGCACCGTACTGACCAACAACGGCGTGGATTACAATACCACCACAGACTTTTCCAGCGTCGTCAGCAAGGCCCTCTCGGAGCATCCGGACGTCCTGTTCGTCGGCGGTCCATCCCAGCCCACGGCACTCGTCATCAAGGCCGCCCGTGACCAGGGGTTCAAGGGCGGATTCGTGGTGATGGACCAGGCCAAGTTCGAGAGCATGAGCGGGATCGTCACGCAGGATATGTTGAACGGCGCGGTGGGCGTGATGCCGCTGGAGAAGTACCCTGGCCCCGGTACGTCCCAGTTCATCCAGGCGTTTAAGCAAGCGTACGGCCAGGACAAGGTGCCCAATTCGGAGAATGCCTTGAACTATCAGGCCATGTGGGCCTTCGCGGAAGCCATCAAACTGGCCGGCACGACGACGGACGTCAAGGCCATCATGGCGAAGATGCCGGACGCGGTCAAGGCCGTTCCTGCCCAGAAACAGCCCTATGGATTGAGCGGCATTTCCTCCGCGGGACACCTGCAGGGACCGGTGGTGGCGGCCTACGTCGATCACGGGCAGTACAACACCCTCGACATCCCATCCCTGGACGGTTGA
- a CDS encoding ABC transporter ATP-binding protein, translating to MLQVSDLTVSYGASPAVHGVSIRVDAGELVVLLGANGAGKTTLFRAISGLVRPQAGRIAFAGEQLTGRSPAAIVAAGIAQCPEGRLLFPRLSVEKNLLLGAYTCRRPRSALRKSLEDVYALFPALYEKRHQPAGALSGGQQQMVAIGRAWMARPKLLLLDEPTLGLAPVVAEQTLAAVADINRGGTMVLLAEQNAQTALAIAHRGYVIENGRVVLEGSRDELLGDPRVKDAYLGL from the coding sequence TTGTTGCAGGTGTCTGATCTGACCGTGTCGTACGGAGCATCCCCTGCGGTCCATGGGGTGTCGATCCGCGTGGACGCAGGCGAGCTGGTCGTCTTGCTTGGGGCGAACGGCGCCGGCAAGACCACCCTGTTTCGTGCCATCAGCGGACTGGTGCGTCCGCAGGCGGGGCGGATCGCATTCGCCGGGGAACAACTTACGGGACGCAGTCCCGCGGCCATCGTGGCGGCGGGGATCGCCCAGTGTCCCGAAGGACGGTTGTTGTTCCCCCGCCTCTCGGTGGAAAAAAACCTCCTGCTCGGCGCCTACACGTGCCGCCGTCCGCGATCGGCCTTGCGGAAGTCCTTGGAGGACGTGTATGCCCTGTTTCCCGCCCTGTACGAGAAACGCCACCAACCGGCGGGGGCTCTGAGTGGCGGGCAGCAGCAGATGGTGGCCATCGGGCGCGCATGGATGGCCCGCCCCAAGCTGTTGTTGCTCGACGAACCCACCCTCGGTCTGGCACCGGTCGTGGCGGAGCAGACGCTGGCCGCGGTGGCGGACATCAACCGCGGCGGGACGATGGTACTGTTGGCGGAACAAAATGCCCAGACGGCGCTGGCCATCGCGCACCGCGGCTATGTGATAGAAAACGGGCGCGTTGTGCTGGAAGGGTCAAGGGACGAACTGCTTGGAGATCCGCGGGTCAAAGACGCCTATCTGGGCCTCTAG
- a CDS encoding ABC transporter ATP-binding protein has product MLSVEGIGKSFGGIDAVKDVTFTVDPGSITAIIGPNGAGKSTLFNLIAGAMKPTAGRIRLHGEDVTGLAAHEMARRGVARTFQTTQLFAEDSVLDNVITACRLRTRSHLWDALLRTPRLRHEAKMLRERAMAALAFAGVASLADRPAGTLSQEAQKRVAIAMCVATEPKLVLLDEIAGGLNPEETARVMQLIRKLVEHGHTVCFVEHKMRMVMQLADKVVVIHHGRKIAEGAPNAVSRDPAVIEAYLGGNSVVAGV; this is encoded by the coding sequence GTGCTCAGCGTAGAGGGGATCGGGAAGTCTTTCGGCGGGATCGATGCCGTCAAAGACGTGACGTTCACCGTCGATCCGGGGTCCATCACGGCGATCATCGGGCCAAACGGAGCCGGGAAGTCCACGCTGTTCAACCTCATCGCGGGGGCCATGAAGCCGACGGCGGGGCGCATTCGCCTCCACGGGGAGGACGTGACGGGACTGGCCGCCCATGAGATGGCGCGCCGCGGCGTGGCGCGGACGTTCCAGACCACCCAGCTGTTTGCGGAGGACTCGGTGTTGGACAACGTGATCACCGCGTGCCGGCTGCGCACTCGGTCCCATCTGTGGGACGCCCTGCTGCGCACGCCAAGGCTGCGGCACGAAGCCAAAATGCTCCGGGAGCGCGCCATGGCCGCCCTGGCGTTTGCCGGGGTGGCATCCTTGGCCGACCGGCCGGCGGGCACCCTCTCTCAGGAGGCGCAGAAGCGGGTGGCCATCGCCATGTGTGTGGCGACGGAGCCGAAGTTGGTGCTGTTGGACGAGATCGCCGGCGGGCTGAACCCGGAGGAGACGGCCAGGGTGATGCAGTTGATTCGGAAGCTGGTGGAGCACGGGCATACGGTCTGCTTCGTCGAGCACAAGATGCGGATGGTCATGCAGTTGGCGGACAAGGTGGTCGTGATTCACCACGGGCGGAAGATCGCAGAGGGTGCGCCGAACGCGGTCAGCCGGGATCCCGCCGTGATCGAGGCCTACTTGGGGGGGAATTCGGTTGTTGCAGGTGTCTGA
- a CDS encoding branched-chain amino acid ABC transporter permease, whose product MGRVTRRVRRAAWVVCALVAILVPLVTPNPYYLQVLTLACIWAIGVYGLNVVLGFTGQLSLGHAGFFGIGAYTVALLTLRLGVSFWLALLVAAVLTLVAGYLVGWVCLRTKGHYFAIFTMAVGVILNLVIDKWDGLTNGQVGLVNIPDPNPIGPLTFDSAASKYYLVLVFLAGAVYASWAILRSPVGRAMTAVRQSEDLAAAVGVPVMRTKRLAFVLSTVFAGVAGGLFAGYLGYLGPDVTGVDITFDMLLYLLVGGIGTVPGPLVGSLLVGALTQWLQAFQQYQMLIFGPLLVILIRFFPGGLAGLPGAILARRGRRVRVAGPAPTEALRKEA is encoded by the coding sequence ATGGGGCGTGTGACACGTCGTGTACGGCGGGCGGCCTGGGTGGTGTGTGCCCTCGTGGCCATCCTGGTGCCCTTGGTGACGCCGAACCCCTATTACCTGCAGGTGTTGACACTCGCGTGCATTTGGGCCATCGGGGTGTACGGTCTGAACGTCGTCCTCGGGTTCACGGGCCAACTCTCCTTGGGGCACGCGGGATTTTTCGGTATCGGGGCGTACACGGTCGCGCTGCTCACCCTGCGCCTGGGCGTGTCCTTCTGGTTGGCTCTGTTGGTCGCCGCAGTGCTGACTCTGGTGGCCGGGTACCTGGTCGGATGGGTGTGCCTGCGCACCAAAGGACACTACTTCGCCATCTTCACCATGGCGGTGGGCGTCATTCTGAACCTCGTGATCGACAAGTGGGACGGGCTGACCAACGGCCAGGTCGGGCTGGTCAACATCCCGGATCCCAATCCCATCGGACCTCTCACGTTCGACTCTGCCGCGTCCAAGTACTACCTGGTGCTGGTGTTTTTGGCGGGTGCCGTGTACGCGTCGTGGGCCATCCTGCGCTCGCCCGTGGGCCGGGCGATGACGGCGGTTCGCCAGAGCGAGGACTTGGCGGCAGCGGTCGGGGTGCCGGTGATGCGGACGAAGCGACTGGCGTTCGTGTTGTCGACGGTCTTCGCCGGGGTGGCGGGAGGCCTGTTCGCCGGGTACCTGGGCTACCTCGGGCCGGACGTGACGGGGGTGGACATCACCTTCGACATGCTGCTGTACCTGCTGGTGGGGGGGATTGGGACGGTGCCCGGCCCGCTGGTCGGGTCGCTATTGGTGGGGGCCCTGACCCAGTGGCTCCAGGCGTTCCAGCAGTATCAAATGTTGATCTTCGGCCCGCTGCTGGTGATCCTGATCCGGTTTTTCCCGGGCGGTCTGGCTGGCCTCCCCGGCGCCATCCTGGCTCGTCGGGGCCGGCGCGTACGCGTCGCGGGCCCGGCACCTACCGAAGCGTTGCGAAAGGAGGCATGA